In Parasegetibacter sp. NRK P23, a single genomic region encodes these proteins:
- a CDS encoding translocation/assembly module TamB domain-containing protein, protein MVLNLPRRFVYLFLHINRGNFLKRFFTFLLRTFLVLILLLILAWGLVQTTPVQNWLVGKVTHRLSKDLKTNVSIKKVDFALFNRMLLEGTLIEDLNRDTLLYAGTLKVNITDWFFVRSNIELKYIGLDDASIYLHRKDSTWNYQFIANYFGSAPSTKTKKKKNIQLDIREIDLTNTTIIQRDEWRGEDLTARLASMEMNAREISFAKRIIDINSLILRNPFFSVYQYDGLRPDSLRPKRNDAVAMNSDELQWNPDNWLIKVANLGLREGQFKHDLRTERGVYASFDPNHIHFTTISGRFRNFKWEQDTISGKAALHFEERSGFTVDTLRADIKFFPKGMFFSNLDIRTPKSRLKNYFAMEYENFNDDMIDFERRVRLTGNFEDAVIDSDDIAFFAPELKSWKKKLKVSGNVSGRIENLKGRNLLVEAGKNTSLNGDLTISGLPYIERTYIDFKARDFRTTSEDAMLIVPQLRTITQPNIQSIEWLQFQGNFTGFIRDFVTYGTIRTNLGSITSDVNMKLPENSMARYSGNLSANSFHIGKFLNVPQLGTISFSSKLKGTDFELKNINADLDAKIQSLEANGYTYTDIAAKGTLSRKKFNGWIQSLDSNLVFHLNGLVDFSNKIPRFDFDALVQKADLKKLGFSRKPFDFTGSFALNFEGDDIDNFLGEARIYNASAYVSGKRISFDSLNLSSRIIDDYKTLVLKSNELDAAIVGKYSVRDMPAAVSQFLSIYYPSYVKTPKRLSTDEDFSFVVKTKSVDEYISLLDLGISGFDNSAFSGRINSAQNIFTLDADIPSFNIGDVGFSGLVLKGNGDLNALNLHTVIGNTVVNDSLYFPETSITIASRNDTSNIAIKATANQTFNTANISAKVITLSDGVQIVFNASNFDINGKTWAIDRNGELILRKNQLNSSNLRIYQDLQEITVSTEPSDIGYTNDLRVDLANINIGDFAPFFITSNRLEGILHGTVRVADPFGKLSAETDLNIEQFRLDNDSIGNIRGNANYMLQSGKVNFLAEADNKDYTFDISGSVNTKDTTQQEIDILADVRNTRVNLLQQYLTGIFSKIEGKATGKLRIRGSGDNLVYTGPVTLTNAMLKVDYTQVEYRLPTTTIQFTEEGIDFGKFVVYDRFGDSARGSGSLAHNNFSDMRFNLNLSANRLELLNTFAANNPQFYGQARGRATMSITGPESDIRMTLRAEPTDSSHIFIPSSSTREGGSADFIVWKVYGREMNANDAMKKESNFTLDMDVTANNLLSIDMILDDLTGDVIKATGKGIVNFHIGTRDRFTMNGRYEIDRGEYNFSFQTLVRKPFTLRPGAGNYIQWNGDPYEADIKIDAEYTAQNVRFSDLISSQNSALLGDPNIRKYRGDVYVIAELRGSLNRPDIRFNFDFPTNMPFRNDLAFTQALELIKQDNQELNKQVTYLVVFNSFAPFSSNNVDVGASFVEGVVVNTISGIFSNTLSKEFNSVLQKIFKDETLKVNISTSFYNGSNIILENSSSSGRSGLVIDRSNFNLSVGKSILNDRLTFTFGSELDFGLSTMQQAQLNFQFLPDLNAEWKITPDGRVRATFFTRNSYDFYVGRQRNRSGASISVRKEFETLGDLLRKRKDSSGVK, encoded by the coding sequence TTGGTATTGAATTTGCCACGTAGGTTTGTTTACCTATTTTTACACATCAATCGAGGTAATTTCCTGAAGCGCTTTTTTACTTTCCTGCTGCGGACCTTCCTGGTTCTGATTCTCCTGCTGATCCTGGCCTGGGGACTTGTACAAACCACTCCTGTCCAGAACTGGCTCGTCGGCAAAGTGACGCACCGCCTTTCCAAAGACCTGAAGACGAATGTTTCCATCAAAAAAGTGGATTTCGCCCTTTTCAACAGGATGTTACTGGAAGGTACACTGATTGAGGACCTGAACCGGGATACCCTCCTATATGCCGGAACACTTAAAGTAAACATCACCGACTGGTTTTTCGTAAGAAGCAATATAGAACTGAAATACATCGGACTGGATGACGCGAGCATTTACCTCCACCGGAAAGACAGTACCTGGAACTACCAGTTCATCGCCAACTATTTCGGCTCCGCGCCTTCCACAAAAACAAAAAAGAAAAAGAACATACAACTGGATATCCGCGAGATAGACCTCACCAATACCACCATCATCCAAAGGGATGAATGGCGCGGGGAAGACCTCACCGCAAGGCTCGCTTCCATGGAAATGAATGCCAGGGAAATCAGCTTCGCGAAGCGCATCATCGACATCAACTCGCTCATTCTCCGCAACCCATTCTTCAGCGTTTACCAATACGACGGGCTCCGTCCCGACAGCCTCAGGCCGAAAAGAAACGATGCTGTGGCTATGAACAGCGATGAACTCCAATGGAACCCCGATAACTGGTTGATTAAAGTCGCCAACCTCGGATTGCGGGAAGGGCAATTCAAACACGACCTCCGCACAGAACGCGGCGTGTACGCCTCTTTCGATCCCAACCACATCCATTTCACCACCATCAGCGGACGGTTCAGGAATTTCAAATGGGAGCAGGATACCATTTCAGGAAAGGCGGCCCTTCATTTTGAAGAAAGATCGGGGTTTACAGTAGATACATTAAGAGCTGATATTAAGTTCTTTCCCAAAGGCATGTTCTTCAGCAACCTGGACATCAGGACCCCGAAAAGCAGGCTAAAGAACTACTTCGCCATGGAGTACGAAAACTTCAACGACGATATGATCGACTTCGAAAGAAGGGTTCGTTTAACCGGTAATTTTGAAGATGCCGTGATCGATAGCGACGATATCGCCTTCTTCGCCCCGGAATTAAAGTCGTGGAAGAAGAAACTTAAAGTATCGGGAAATGTTTCGGGCAGAATAGAAAACCTTAAAGGACGCAACCTTCTCGTTGAAGCAGGCAAAAACACTTCACTTAACGGGGACCTCACCATTTCAGGATTGCCTTACATCGAAAGAACCTATATTGATTTCAAAGCAAGGGATTTCCGTACCACTTCGGAAGACGCCATGCTGATCGTTCCACAACTGCGCACCATCACACAACCGAATATACAATCCATAGAATGGCTGCAGTTCCAGGGTAACTTCACCGGGTTTATAAGGGATTTCGTAACCTATGGTACCATTCGCACCAACCTGGGTTCCATCACTTCCGACGTAAACATGAAATTGCCGGAGAACAGTATGGCACGGTATTCCGGCAACCTCAGCGCGAATAGTTTCCATATCGGAAAGTTCCTTAATGTGCCGCAGCTTGGAACAATCAGTTTCTCTTCCAAACTGAAAGGAACAGATTTTGAACTTAAAAACATCAACGCCGACCTCGATGCGAAAATCCAATCGCTCGAAGCTAATGGGTACACTTATACGGATATCGCCGCGAAAGGAACGCTCAGCAGGAAAAAGTTCAACGGATGGATACAATCGCTGGACAGTAACCTCGTGTTCCACCTCAACGGACTGGTGGATTTCAGCAACAAGATACCCCGGTTCGATTTTGATGCGCTCGTACAAAAAGCCGACCTCAAAAAACTCGGATTCTCCCGAAAACCTTTCGATTTTACTGGTTCGTTCGCCCTCAATTTTGAAGGAGACGATATCGACAACTTCCTCGGAGAAGCACGCATCTACAATGCGTCCGCCTATGTTTCCGGTAAAAGGATATCTTTCGACTCCCTCAACCTCAGTTCAAGAATCATTGACGACTACAAAACGCTTGTACTCAAAAGCAATGAACTGGATGCCGCCATCGTGGGCAAATACTCCGTGCGCGATATGCCCGCGGCCGTGTCTCAATTCCTGAGCATCTATTACCCCAGCTATGTGAAAACGCCCAAACGCCTGAGCACCGACGAAGATTTTAGCTTCGTGGTGAAAACAAAAAGCGTGGATGAATACATCTCCTTACTTGACCTCGGCATTTCAGGGTTCGACAACAGCGCTTTCAGCGGAAGAATCAATTCGGCACAAAACATCTTCACCCTCGATGCCGATATTCCTTCCTTCAACATCGGAGATGTCGGTTTTTCAGGATTGGTATTGAAAGGAAACGGCGACCTCAACGCATTGAACCTGCACACCGTAATAGGCAATACCGTGGTGAACGATAGTTTGTATTTCCCCGAAACCAGCATCACCATCGCTTCCAGGAACGATACGTCCAATATCGCGATAAAAGCCACGGCCAACCAGACTTTCAATACCGCGAACATCAGCGCCAAAGTGATCACGTTATCCGATGGCGTACAAATCGTATTCAACGCGTCCAACTTTGACATCAACGGGAAAACATGGGCGATCGACCGGAACGGGGAACTGATCCTCCGGAAAAACCAGCTCAACTCCAGTAACCTGCGCATCTACCAGGACCTGCAGGAGATCACGGTATCCACTGAACCTTCCGATATCGGTTATACCAACGACCTTCGCGTTGATCTGGCCAACATCAATATCGGCGACTTCGCCCCTTTCTTTATCACCAGCAACAGGCTGGAAGGCATCCTGCATGGTACGGTACGCGTAGCGGATCCCTTCGGGAAACTTTCCGCCGAAACGGACCTCAACATAGAACAATTCAGACTGGATAACGACTCCATCGGAAACATCCGCGGAAACGCCAACTACATGCTGCAATCAGGCAAGGTCAACTTCCTCGCGGAAGCGGATAATAAAGATTATACATTCGACATATCCGGTTCCGTAAATACAAAAGATACCACGCAGCAGGAGATCGATATACTGGCGGATGTACGCAACACCCGGGTAAACCTGCTGCAGCAATACCTGACCGGCATCTTCAGTAAAATCGAAGGCAAGGCAACGGGCAAACTCAGGATCAGGGGATCAGGCGATAACCTGGTGTATACCGGTCCCGTTACCTTAACCAACGCCATGCTGAAAGTGGACTATACCCAGGTAGAATACCGGCTGCCCACCACCACGATCCAGTTCACCGAAGAAGGGATTGATTTTGGAAAATTTGTGGTGTACGACCGCTTCGGCGATTCAGCCCGTGGCTCCGGAAGTCTGGCCCATAACAATTTCAGCGATATGCGGTTCAACCTGAACCTCAGCGCGAACCGTCTCGAACTGCTGAACACCTTCGCCGCCAACAACCCACAGTTTTACGGTCAGGCGCGCGGCAGGGCTACCATGAGCATCACCGGACCCGAATCGGATATCCGCATGACGCTCCGTGCAGAACCCACCGACTCCTCGCATATTTTCATTCCTTCTTCCAGCACCCGCGAAGGCGGCAGCGCCGATTTCATCGTTTGGAAAGTGTATGGGCGTGAGATGAACGCCAACGATGCGATGAAGAAAGAATCCAACTTTACCCTGGACATGGACGTGACCGCGAACAACCTGCTTTCCATCGATATGATCCTTGACGATCTTACCGGCGACGTGATCAAAGCCACGGGCAAAGGTATCGTGAACTTCCACATCGGCACGAGAGATCGATTTACCATGAACGGTCGCTACGAGATTGACCGGGGCGAATACAATTTCAGTTTCCAGACATTGGTACGGAAACCATTTACCCTTCGTCCGGGCGCGGGCAATTATATCCAGTGGAACGGGGATCCATATGAAGCGGATATTAAGATTGATGCGGAATACACCGCGCAGAACGTGCGCTTCAGCGACCTGATCTCCTCGCAGAACTCGGCGCTTCTCGGCGACCCCAATATCCGGAAATACCGGGGTGACGTGTATGTGATCGCTGAACTGAGGGGAAGTCTGAACCGCCCGGATATCCGCTTCAACTTCGACTTCCCCACCAACATGCCCTTCCGCAACGACCTGGCTTTCACCCAGGCCCTCGAACTGATTAAACAGGATAACCAGGAACTGAACAAACAGGTGACCTACCTCGTGGTGTTCAACAGTTTCGCGCCCTTCTCTTCCAACAACGTGGACGTGGGCGCCTCCTTCGTGGAAGGTGTGGTGGTAAATACCATTTCGGGTATTTTCTCCAATACGCTCAGCAAGGAATTCAATTCCGTATTGCAAAAAATCTTCAAGGATGAAACATTGAAGGTGAACATATCTACCAGTTTTTACAACGGTAGTAACATCATATTGGAGAACTCCTCGTCTTCCGGTCGCTCGGGCCTGGTGATAGACCGGAGTAATTTCAACCTCTCCGTGGGTAAAAGTATTCTGAACGACAGGCTCACATTCACTTTCGGGAGTGAACTGGATTTCGGGCTGAGTACCATGCAGCAGGCACAGTTGAATTTTCAGTTCCTCCCGGATCTGAACGCGGAATGGAAGATTACGCCGGACGGCAGGGTGCGGGCTACATTCTTTACAAGGAACAGTTATGATTTTTATGTGGGCAGGCAGCGGAATCGTTCCGGGGCGAGTATTTCGGTGAGAAAGGAGTTTGAGACGCTGGGGGATTTGTTGCGGAAGCGGAAGGATAGCAGTGGGGTGAAGTAA
- a CDS encoding esterase family protein → MQEEFHRWYSPNLEREMEMLVFGTAGIPVLLFPTSMGKYYEAKDRHLIQAASWFLEQGKMKIYCPDSFDSFAWYNKQAHPGERAWNQHRYDTMLKDEIVPRMQQETGHQRIIAAGCSFGGYHALNFGFRHPYIVSYIFSMSGVFNIKGRLDGYFDDHVYFNNPVDFVPDANHPDIWRLGIVLGTGENDICRPYNEEMSNILLKKRVNHWLDIRPEAVHDWPLWLNMFPHYLSLVK, encoded by the coding sequence ATGCAAGAGGAATTTCACCGCTGGTACTCCCCAAATCTGGAACGCGAAATGGAAATGCTGGTCTTTGGAACGGCAGGAATTCCCGTATTGCTCTTTCCCACTTCCATGGGAAAATATTACGAAGCAAAAGACAGGCACCTGATACAGGCGGCATCCTGGTTCCTGGAGCAGGGCAAGATGAAAATTTACTGCCCGGACAGTTTCGACAGTTTCGCCTGGTACAACAAACAGGCGCATCCCGGCGAAAGGGCCTGGAACCAGCACCGTTATGATACCATGCTGAAAGACGAGATCGTTCCGAGAATGCAGCAGGAAACGGGACACCAACGCATCATTGCCGCAGGATGCAGTTTCGGGGGATACCATGCTCTCAACTTCGGATTCAGGCACCCATATATTGTGAGCTACATCTTCTCCATGAGCGGCGTATTCAACATCAAAGGAAGACTGGATGGCTATTTCGACGACCATGTCTATTTTAATAATCCGGTTGACTTCGTGCCCGATGCCAACCACCCTGATATCTGGAGGCTCGGCATCGTGCTGGGCACGGGAGAAAATGATATATGTCGTCCCTACAATGAGGAAATGAGCAATATATTACTGAAGAAAAGAGTGAACCACTGGCTGGATATACGTCCCGAAGCGGTCCACGACTGGCCCTTATGGCTGAACATGTTTCCCCATTATCTATCATTGGTGAAATAA
- a CDS encoding esterase family protein: MSVIAAKEMYHHTTLLSSLHLNREVKVECWYPAPGDIREEYRLILVNDGQLLHDAGFPSTLSTYHSEEANVPVFCVGIHAGKERLMEYGTINEKDYLGRGAKARLYARFVMEELLPWIRMQYRIPAFREKIFAGFSLGGLSALDIVLNHPHEFSCAAVFSGSLWWRNLALDHEHYADENNRIIHNYVKSLPYFPWMRFFFECGTEDEAADRNNNGVIDSIDDTLDLIKILKEKGYGDEQVRYLEIEGGKHDAETWGAAWPVFLEW; this comes from the coding sequence ATGTCTGTTATTGCTGCGAAAGAAATGTACCACCATACCACACTGCTTAGTTCATTGCACCTGAACCGCGAGGTAAAGGTGGAATGCTGGTATCCCGCACCTGGAGATATAAGGGAAGAATACCGCCTTATTCTCGTAAACGATGGACAACTGTTACACGATGCAGGGTTCCCGTCCACACTTTCAACTTACCATTCCGAAGAAGCCAATGTGCCTGTTTTTTGTGTGGGTATTCACGCGGGCAAAGAAAGGTTAATGGAGTACGGTACTATAAACGAAAAGGATTACCTGGGCCGTGGCGCTAAAGCCAGACTGTACGCGCGTTTTGTAATGGAGGAATTGTTGCCCTGGATACGCATGCAATACCGCATTCCGGCTTTCCGTGAAAAAATATTCGCTGGGTTCTCCCTTGGTGGATTAAGCGCTTTGGATATCGTGTTGAACCACCCCCATGAATTCTCCTGTGCCGCTGTTTTCTCCGGCTCACTCTGGTGGCGGAACCTAGCGCTGGACCATGAACATTATGCAGATGAAAATAACCGCATCATCCATAACTATGTGAAGTCCCTTCCTTATTTCCCCTGGATGCGTTTCTTTTTCGAATGCGGAACGGAAGATGAAGCGGCGGACCGCAACAACAACGGCGTGATCGATTCCATTGATGATACGCTTGACCTGATAAAAATTTTGAAGGAGAAAGGATATGGGGATGAACAGGTGAGGTATTTGGAAATTGAAGGAGGGAAGCATGATGCGGAAACCTGGGGAGCGGCGTGGCCGGTATTTTTGGAGTGGTGA
- a CDS encoding carboxypeptidase regulatory-like domain-containing protein, which translates to MLIKRILYLLALLVLPAAMFAQVTTSSMSGSVKAKNGEALVGATVKATHVPTGSVYTTTTRTGGRYDLANINPGGPYIIEISYVGYEKLVKSDIQLSLGETSKQDATLSNEGSQLSEVIVSSSRRNPQGAKGGAETNIGKDKMANLPTVGRNIADYLRYVPQTKITNDGGISIAGQNNRFNSFYIDGAVNNDVFGLAASGTNGGQAGIAPISIDAIDQFQVVLSPYDASLGNFTGGGINAITRSGTNKYEGSVYYFFRNQNLSGKTPGIDKSQAVKLSNFSNKTYGFRVGGPIIENKLFFFLNGEVQRDERPQPFNFDNYEGSLTQSDLTNLTNVLKNTYGYDPGGYLDNPEKVTADRIVAKVDWNINAIHRLSASYRMNKGERLNTSRSTNQNINFYNNGYAFPTLSNSGTLELNSRLKAGKSNRLLLTFTNVEDDRGAMGNPFPRVRIRDGSSNLYFGTEEFSTGNLLKQNNYALFDVFKLYAGSHSISIGTDNEFSKSYNVFIRQNYGSYDFPNLSAFLNGGSATTYNRSYSLVDDVTGDNSENAAAKFNTARLAFFVNDEIKVSDNFTLNLGVRADKAYFLTTAKTDKFFNDTALGAISQYYDLKGARSGQINNPKLSINPRIGFVYKINEEDITIRGGLGMFTGRVPLVWPGAIYNNNGVVIGGINASNVAFRPDPFDQYVASDFGQTLNIPSGEVNIISEDFRMNKVFRTSLAVDKNLGKGWKFTIEGIFTKNINEIDYKSVNILAPTGTSVGADQRNVYPLSGSFTARIPMRSNGSNPYTGVYLLSNNDGKKGYAYNFTASIDKSFKNGFALNANYSYGSSTVLNEGTSSQNSSQWRYMETVNGRNFITLSRSDFDQGHRINAFVSKKFSYAMNRLATTISLVYNGQSGSPYSYVMSRGMVRDLDNAEDNDLIYVPRNASEITFLQNGTLTPQQQWELFNAFIDGDKYLSKRRGQYAERNGARLPFTHVVDLKLQQDFNIKLAGRTYQLQVTYDVFNFTNMINRKWGTVYFANNDNYQLLQFDSYASASNLTPRFKFTPPTNNRPYTISDGVFNSSRWTSQLGFRITF; encoded by the coding sequence ATGCTTATTAAGAGAATTTTGTACCTACTTGCCCTGTTGGTACTACCGGCGGCTATGTTCGCGCAGGTGACCACCAGTAGTATGAGTGGTTCCGTAAAAGCCAAAAATGGAGAGGCGCTTGTTGGCGCAACGGTAAAAGCCACCCACGTTCCTACAGGCTCAGTCTACACGACAACCACGAGGACAGGCGGACGCTATGACCTGGCGAATATCAACCCAGGTGGTCCTTACATTATTGAAATTTCTTACGTTGGCTATGAAAAACTTGTTAAAAGTGATATTCAGTTATCACTAGGTGAAACTTCCAAGCAGGATGCAACGCTCTCTAATGAAGGCTCCCAGTTAAGTGAAGTTATTGTTTCTAGTAGCAGGAGAAACCCGCAGGGGGCCAAGGGGGGGGCAGAAACAAACATAGGCAAAGACAAAATGGCCAACCTCCCAACAGTAGGAAGAAATATCGCTGACTATTTAAGGTATGTCCCTCAAACCAAAATCACCAATGATGGCGGCATTTCAATTGCTGGCCAGAATAACCGGTTCAACAGTTTTTACATTGACGGTGCGGTTAACAATGATGTATTCGGACTTGCTGCATCTGGAACCAATGGAGGCCAGGCCGGTATTGCACCGATTTCAATTGACGCCATTGACCAGTTTCAGGTGGTACTTTCACCCTACGACGCTTCGCTTGGCAACTTTACCGGGGGCGGCATCAACGCGATCACCAGAAGCGGTACAAATAAATACGAAGGTTCCGTATACTATTTTTTTAGGAATCAGAACCTATCCGGCAAAACACCTGGGATTGACAAGAGCCAGGCTGTAAAGCTTTCCAATTTCAGTAATAAAACTTATGGCTTCCGTGTTGGTGGCCCCATTATTGAAAACAAGCTCTTTTTCTTCCTCAACGGAGAAGTACAACGCGATGAAAGACCGCAACCTTTCAATTTTGACAACTATGAAGGTTCATTAACTCAGTCAGATCTGACCAACCTTACCAATGTCCTGAAAAACACTTATGGTTATGATCCGGGAGGCTACCTGGATAACCCGGAAAAAGTAACGGCAGACAGGATAGTGGCTAAAGTTGACTGGAATATAAATGCCATACACAGGCTCAGCGCGTCCTATAGGATGAATAAAGGCGAGCGGCTCAATACCAGCAGAAGCACCAATCAGAACATTAATTTCTACAATAATGGCTACGCCTTTCCAACGCTTTCAAATTCCGGAACATTGGAGTTGAACTCCCGTCTGAAAGCGGGCAAAAGCAACCGACTCCTTCTCACCTTTACCAATGTTGAAGATGACAGAGGAGCAATGGGCAATCCATTTCCACGCGTCCGCATAAGAGACGGCTCATCTAATCTGTACTTTGGAACCGAAGAATTTTCTACCGGTAATTTGTTGAAGCAAAACAACTACGCGCTCTTCGATGTGTTCAAATTATATGCAGGAAGCCACAGTATATCTATAGGAACAGACAATGAATTCAGCAAGTCTTATAATGTTTTCATTCGTCAAAACTATGGCTCATACGATTTCCCAAATCTTTCAGCATTTCTTAACGGAGGTTCTGCAACCACCTATAACCGTTCTTACTCGCTAGTAGACGACGTAACTGGAGACAATTCTGAAAACGCAGCGGCCAAGTTCAACACTGCACGTCTTGCATTTTTTGTGAACGATGAAATTAAAGTTTCAGACAACTTCACTTTGAATCTTGGTGTACGGGCAGACAAGGCTTATTTTCTCACCACAGCGAAAACTGACAAGTTCTTCAATGATACCGCCCTTGGTGCCATTTCACAATATTATGATCTTAAGGGAGCGCGCTCTGGACAAATCAACAACCCTAAACTGTCGATCAATCCAAGAATTGGATTCGTTTACAAGATTAATGAGGAAGATATCACGATTAGAGGAGGTCTCGGGATGTTTACAGGAAGAGTTCCTTTGGTTTGGCCGGGAGCAATTTACAATAATAACGGAGTAGTTATCGGCGGAATAAATGCTAGTAACGTAGCTTTCCGTCCTGACCCTTTTGATCAATATGTAGCTTCCGACTTTGGACAAACCCTCAATATCCCTTCCGGAGAGGTGAATATTATTTCTGAGGACTTTAGAATGAATAAAGTATTCAGAACATCATTGGCAGTTGACAAAAATCTTGGTAAGGGCTGGAAGTTTACCATAGAGGGAATTTTCACCAAAAACATCAATGAAATTGACTACAAAAGTGTAAACATACTTGCGCCAACTGGAACAAGCGTGGGTGCAGACCAAAGAAATGTTTATCCATTAAGTGGAAGTTTCACGGCCAGAATCCCTATGCGCTCTAATGGCTCCAATCCTTATACTGGTGTATATCTCCTTTCAAACAATGATGGCAAAAAGGGTTATGCATATAATTTCACAGCATCCATAGACAAGTCATTTAAAAACGGATTCGCCCTTAATGCTAACTATTCCTATGGAAGTTCAACCGTGCTGAATGAAGGTACCAGCTCCCAGAACAGTTCGCAATGGAGATATATGGAAACTGTCAATGGCAGAAACTTTATAACATTAAGCAGAAGCGATTTCGACCAGGGCCATAGAATCAACGCTTTCGTTTCCAAGAAATTCAGCTATGCAATGAATAGGCTTGCCACAACAATTTCCCTGGTATATAATGGGCAAAGCGGTTCTCCTTACAGTTATGTAATGTCCAGAGGCATGGTGAGAGACCTGGACAACGCTGAAGATAATGACCTGATTTATGTTCCCAGAAATGCTTCAGAGATCACGTTCCTTCAAAACGGAACCCTTACGCCTCAACAGCAATGGGAACTTTTTAATGCCTTTATCGATGGCGACAAATACCTTAGCAAGCGAAGGGGGCAATACGCAGAAAGAAACGGAGCAAGACTCCCCTTTACCCATGTAGTGGACCTGAAACTACAACAGGATTTTAATATTAAACTTGCCGGAAGAACTTACCAACTGCAAGTAACTTACGATGTATTTAACTTCACCAACATGATTAATCGTAAGTGGGGAACCGTGTACTTTGCGAACAATGACAATTATCAACTCCTCCAGTTTGACAGCTATGCAAGCGCTTCGAACCTCACACCAAGATTTAAATTTACGCCTCCTACCAATAACAGACCTTATACAATTAGCGATGGCGTTTTCAATTCATCCAGGTGGACAAGTCAACTTGGATTCAGAATAACATTCTAA
- a CDS encoding bifunctional 3,4-dihydroxy-2-butanone-4-phosphate synthase/GTP cyclohydrolase II codes for MLDSIESAIADIRNGKMVIVVDDEDRENEGDFVIAARHATPEVINFMSKYGRGLICAPITEERCTELGLEMMVNSNTSLHETAFTVSVDLLGHGCTTGISAHDRSKTILSLIDPDTKPGDLGRPGHIFPLRAKTGGVLRRTGHTEATIDLARLAGFEPAGVLVEIMNDDGSMARLPELEVLAKQFDLKIISIKDLIEYRLKSDSLIEEIVRVEMPTQYGNFQLVAFQERHTSNEHMALIKGSWAKDEPVLVRVHSSCFTGDILSSLRCDCGEQLHKAMQMVESEGKGAILYMNQEGRGIGLLNKLKAYKLQEQGMDTVEANLHLGFQTDQRDYGVGAQILRHLGISRIKLMSNNPKKRTGLIGYGLEIVETVPIESCPNPHNEKYLTTKRDKMGHEILNGMPQNPVVSGNS; via the coding sequence ATGTTAGACAGTATAGAAAGTGCCATAGCCGATATCAGGAACGGAAAAATGGTGATCGTGGTAGATGATGAAGACCGTGAAAATGAAGGGGATTTCGTGATCGCCGCCCGCCACGCCACCCCCGAAGTGATCAATTTCATGAGTAAATACGGTCGCGGACTGATTTGCGCCCCAATCACAGAGGAACGCTGCACTGAACTGGGACTGGAAATGATGGTGAACAGCAATACTTCCCTCCACGAAACGGCATTCACCGTTTCCGTTGACCTGCTCGGTCACGGCTGTACAACGGGCATATCCGCCCACGACCGCTCCAAAACCATTCTCTCCCTCATCGATCCCGATACAAAACCCGGCGACCTCGGCCGCCCCGGACATATATTCCCGCTCCGCGCCAAAACCGGCGGTGTACTCCGCAGAACCGGCCATACCGAAGCCACCATCGACCTGGCAAGGCTCGCCGGATTCGAACCCGCGGGCGTACTCGTGGAAATCATGAACGATGATGGCTCTATGGCCCGCCTTCCCGAACTGGAAGTGCTCGCCAAACAATTCGACCTCAAAATCATCTCCATCAAGGACCTGATCGAATACCGCCTGAAATCCGACTCGCTCATCGAAGAGATCGTGCGCGTGGAGATGCCCACGCAGTATGGTAATTTTCAACTGGTCGCTTTCCAGGAACGCCATACCAGCAACGAACATATGGCGCTTATCAAAGGCTCCTGGGCAAAAGATGAGCCCGTCCTCGTGCGCGTACACTCTTCCTGCTTCACCGGCGATATCCTCAGTTCCCTCCGCTGCGATTGCGGTGAACAATTACACAAAGCCATGCAAATGGTGGAATCCGAAGGCAAAGGCGCTATCCTGTACATGAATCAGGAAGGCCGCGGCATTGGCTTGCTGAACAAACTGAAAGCATACAAACTCCAGGAGCAGGGCATGGATACCGTGGAAGCGAACCTCCACCTCGGCTTCCAGACCGATCAACGCGATTATGGCGTTGGCGCACAAATCCTCCGCCACCTCGGCATCAGTCGCATCAAACTGATGAGCAACAATCCAAAAAAACGCACGGGCCTCATTGGTTACGGCCTCGAAATCGTAGAAACAGTACCCATCGAATCCTGCCCCAACCCCCACAACGAAAAATACCTTACCACAAAACGGGACAAAATGGGCCATGAAATTCTGAATGGTATGCCCCAAAACCCCGTCGTATCAGGGAATAGTTAA